A genome region from Novipirellula galeiformis includes the following:
- a CDS encoding DUF5060 domain-containing protein: MKTLRFVTCVCFCFIALRAQAVEVMQVNEVSFNASRSYSNPYLDVDLWVTLSGPSGETYLVPAFWDGEDVFRVRLVATSPGQWSWSTGTTTNDSGLDNKSGSYIATATTKTQKQENPNRRGFIRTRGATLEYADGTPYFFTADTVWVAFTKIFPWNAEGIAGISFQDYFSQRKRQGFNGVNVIASYPTDTTTSAEGVWAREVRGQKVSETGLTPFEIVLDQADYTRIHPEYWQETDKKMEYLSDNGFVPFFESVRRHEVWPRKSTAQKNAFTNYTRYLIARYGCYNMIYSWLHWDTVDRVYPDWLPLVKNAHAYLKAKNGTGKLPYGQPRTAMAYGSSLKTWAKDEPALLDLHNVSNKYRDERMYLWLREMYRNSPQHPAMNVEPYYPAVPVGEVEGLDATEMAQFQMYGSVLNGGFGGHAWGDAYFGGVAFWIDKKYPIPADERQQKHALTKWKSSGMMHLKNYVLDEGHDYRVLKPASDTHLGNSHGDMHALAISSDNKSFALGFCTKGFPASFVKGLPPNRDYLFAWWDVETGRWQDATTIKTDENGKLRWPRVPDPLRNWAFRIRLKDSL, from the coding sequence ATGAAAACCCTTCGATTCGTCACTTGCGTGTGCTTCTGCTTCATCGCGTTGCGTGCTCAAGCCGTTGAGGTCATGCAGGTCAACGAAGTTAGCTTTAACGCGTCACGAAGTTACAGCAACCCGTACCTTGACGTGGACCTGTGGGTCACACTTTCGGGACCGAGCGGCGAAACGTACTTGGTGCCCGCCTTTTGGGATGGCGAGGATGTGTTTCGCGTACGCTTGGTCGCAACCTCGCCGGGCCAATGGTCCTGGTCAACCGGAACCACGACTAACGATTCAGGACTCGATAATAAGAGCGGATCCTATATTGCCACCGCAACGACCAAAACTCAGAAGCAAGAGAACCCGAACCGTCGTGGTTTTATTCGTACCCGTGGGGCGACCTTGGAGTATGCCGACGGAACCCCTTATTTCTTTACCGCCGATACGGTATGGGTCGCATTCACAAAAATCTTTCCTTGGAACGCGGAAGGCATCGCCGGGATTTCCTTCCAGGATTACTTTTCGCAGCGGAAACGTCAGGGGTTTAACGGCGTCAATGTGATCGCCAGTTATCCCACCGATACAACCACTTCGGCCGAGGGCGTTTGGGCGCGAGAAGTACGCGGTCAAAAGGTTTCCGAAACCGGTCTTACTCCCTTCGAAATCGTCTTGGACCAAGCCGATTACACACGCATCCATCCCGAGTATTGGCAAGAGACGGACAAGAAAATGGAGTACTTGTCCGACAACGGGTTCGTCCCGTTTTTTGAGTCGGTCCGACGTCACGAAGTGTGGCCGCGAAAGAGCACGGCTCAGAAAAACGCGTTCACGAACTATACGAGATACCTGATCGCTCGCTATGGTTGCTACAACATGATCTACAGCTGGCTGCACTGGGATACCGTCGATCGTGTCTACCCTGATTGGTTGCCGCTAGTGAAGAATGCACACGCTTATCTCAAAGCTAAAAATGGCACGGGCAAGTTGCCCTACGGTCAACCTCGCACGGCGATGGCTTATGGAAGTAGTCTAAAGACGTGGGCGAAGGACGAGCCGGCACTGTTGGACCTGCACAATGTCAGCAATAAATACCGTGACGAGCGAATGTATTTGTGGTTGCGAGAGATGTATCGCAATTCGCCACAACATCCCGCGATGAACGTCGAACCCTACTACCCGGCGGTTCCCGTTGGTGAAGTCGAAGGTCTGGATGCTACGGAGATGGCTCAGTTCCAAATGTATGGATCGGTGCTCAATGGCGGCTTCGGCGGGCACGCATGGGGAGATGCTTATTTTGGCGGAGTCGCGTTCTGGATCGATAAAAAGTATCCGATTCCAGCTGACGAGCGTCAGCAGAAGCATGCGCTCACCAAGTGGAAGTCCTCGGGCATGATGCACTTAAAAAATTACGTGCTGGACGAAGGACACGACTATCGGGTTTTGAAACCGGCATCGGATACCCACCTGGGAAACAGTCATGGGGACATGCATGCGTTGGCGATCTCAAGTGACAACAAGAGCTTTGCGTTAGGTTTTTGTACAAAGGGATTCCCTGCCTCATTTGTCAAAGGCCTTCCACCGAATCGTGACTATCTCTTTGCATGGTGGGACGTTGAAACAGGCCGATGGCAAGACGCGACTACCATCAAAACGGATGAAAACGGCAAACTGCGCTGGCCCCGCGTACCGGACCCATTACGGAATTGGGCTTTCCGGATCCGACTCAAAGATTCACTTTAG
- a CDS encoding AtpZ/AtpI family protein: MNEKPDPNRTNQANQTSHSSTFARQVDTKAKRKMKAMRRHDSGVWFGLGMMGLIGWSVVVPTLVGTAVGLWLDRHFPRAQSWTLMLLVAGLLIGCFNAWMWVSKEDKAMHEEKDDENE; this comes from the coding sequence ATGAATGAAAAACCCGACCCAAATCGAACGAACCAAGCGAATCAAACGAGCCACTCATCTACGTTTGCTCGCCAAGTAGACACAAAAGCAAAGCGAAAAATGAAAGCGATGCGGCGACATGACTCCGGCGTTTGGTTCGGACTGGGCATGATGGGGCTAATCGGTTGGTCGGTCGTGGTGCCGACGTTGGTGGGAACGGCCGTTGGTCTGTGGCTTGACCGTCACTTCCCACGTGCTCAGTCGTGGACGTTGATGTTGTTGGTGGCCGGTTTGCTGATCGGTTGTTTCAATGCTTGGATGTGGGTTTCCAAAGAGGATAAAGCGATGCACGAAGAGAAGGACGACGAAAATGAATGA
- a CDS encoding N-ATPase subunit AtpR — MNELLNTGVPLISGLALGAFFFGGLWWTVRKGLTSDHPAALFLISQLSRMVATLVGFYFVADGKWQRVLLCLAGFLIARVVVTRLTRNAETSGSRPAKESDYASQPR, encoded by the coding sequence ATGAATGAGCTACTCAACACGGGGGTGCCCCTCATTTCTGGCTTGGCCTTAGGTGCATTTTTCTTTGGTGGGTTATGGTGGACCGTTCGCAAAGGGCTGACCTCGGATCATCCTGCGGCTTTGTTTTTGATCAGCCAACTGTCGCGAATGGTGGCCACACTGGTTGGTTTCTACTTCGTCGCTGACGGAAAATGGCAGCGAGTCCTGCTATGCCTAGCGGGATTTTTGATCGCGAGAGTGGTCGTGACACGTCTGACGCGAAACGCTGAAACCTCAGGATCTCGTCCCGCGAAGGAGAGCGACTATGCGTCTCAGCCCCGATGA
- the atpD gene encoding F0F1 ATP synthase subunit beta: protein MTTSHETTRTPSTDTSKPGSHFGKVVAVRGSVVDVSFNERLPAIHTMLRAGPDQEIAIEVLAQLDAHLVRGIALTPTQGLARGMKVQDTQSPLLAPVGKPILSRMLDVFGNTIDRGPALADVQWRSVHQAPPPLVRRSTKSEVFETGIKAIDVLLPLERGGKAGLFGGAGVGKTVLLAELIHNMVGHEEGTSIFCGIGERCREGEELHREMKSAGVLDNMVMIFGQMNEPPGSRFRVGHAALTMAEYFRDEEHRDVLLLIDNIFRFIQAGMEVSGLMGQMPSRLGYQPTMGTELSGLEERIANTDSGAITSIQAVYVPADDFTDPAAVHTFSHLSASIVLSRKRASEGLFPAIDPLQSNSKMATPGIVGMQHYELAQEIRRTLAQYDDLKDIIAMLGLEQLSPNDRNVVARARQLERFLTQPFFTTEQFTGLKGKAVSLEDSLDGCRRILNDEFKDYPEKSLYMIGKIDEAKMPNSPNPSGSEPNGSDPHSDKETEHANLSTHDA, encoded by the coding sequence ATGACGACATCGCACGAAACAACCCGCACCCCATCGACTGACACCTCAAAACCGGGATCGCATTTCGGCAAGGTGGTCGCAGTGCGCGGCAGCGTTGTGGATGTTAGCTTCAATGAACGGTTGCCTGCGATCCATACGATGTTGCGAGCTGGGCCCGACCAGGAGATCGCGATTGAAGTGCTCGCCCAACTCGATGCCCATCTCGTGCGTGGGATTGCGCTGACGCCCACGCAAGGATTAGCACGTGGGATGAAAGTGCAGGACACACAAAGTCCCTTGTTGGCTCCCGTGGGCAAACCGATTCTATCGCGAATGTTAGACGTGTTTGGCAACACGATTGATCGGGGCCCGGCTCTGGCAGACGTCCAGTGGCGAAGCGTGCATCAAGCCCCACCTCCACTTGTCCGCCGATCGACGAAATCCGAAGTGTTCGAGACGGGAATCAAAGCGATCGACGTGCTCCTGCCTTTGGAACGCGGTGGCAAAGCCGGTCTGTTCGGCGGCGCCGGAGTTGGCAAGACGGTGCTGTTGGCTGAGCTGATTCACAATATGGTCGGCCACGAAGAAGGGACGAGCATTTTTTGTGGCATCGGAGAACGTTGTCGCGAAGGTGAAGAGCTTCACCGCGAAATGAAGTCCGCCGGTGTGCTGGACAACATGGTGATGATTTTCGGTCAAATGAACGAACCACCGGGCAGCCGGTTTCGTGTTGGCCACGCAGCCCTGACGATGGCTGAGTATTTTCGTGACGAAGAACATCGCGACGTGTTGTTGTTGATCGACAACATCTTTCGCTTCATCCAAGCCGGCATGGAAGTCTCTGGTTTGATGGGTCAAATGCCTTCGCGCTTGGGTTATCAACCGACGATGGGAACCGAGCTTTCTGGGTTAGAAGAGCGGATCGCCAACACCGATTCGGGCGCGATCACGTCGATCCAAGCCGTGTACGTCCCAGCCGACGACTTCACCGACCCCGCCGCCGTCCACACGTTCTCGCACCTGTCGGCTTCGATTGTGCTGTCACGTAAACGAGCGAGCGAAGGCTTGTTTCCGGCGATTGATCCGTTGCAATCGAATTCCAAAATGGCGACACCGGGAATCGTCGGTATGCAGCACTATGAATTGGCTCAAGAAATTCGACGTACGCTCGCTCAATACGACGACTTGAAAGACATCATCGCGATGCTAGGGCTGGAACAACTATCGCCGAACGATCGAAACGTCGTCGCTCGCGCTCGGCAGTTGGAACGATTCCTGACCCAACCGTTCTTCACTACCGAACAATTCACCGGGCTGAAAGGCAAAGCGGTCAGCTTGGAAGATTCGCTCGACGGATGCAGGCGGATTCTGAACGATGAATTCAAGGACTACCCAGAAAAATCGCTGTACATGATTGGCAAGATCGACGAAGCCAAAATGCCCAACTCCCCAAACCCCAGTGGATCGGAACCCAACGGATCCGATCCGCACAGCGACAAGGAGACCGAGCATGCCAATCTCAGCACACATGACGCTTAA
- a CDS encoding histidine phosphatase family protein → MTLRLFLVRHGETAWSLSGQHSGRADIPLTENGEHEARQLGDRIRSFTFSHVMTSPLQRAQRTCELAGLPRPAEIESDLMEWDNGDYESRTHQEIVATHPGWNLFRDGCPNGEMPEQISARADRLIHRLIELDGDIALFSHSHFGRVLAARWIGLSAKHAQQFLLNTASLSILGYEHDRPDQPAIALWNSAPLERFGGGTL, encoded by the coding sequence ATGACACTGCGTTTATTCCTTGTTCGACATGGTGAAACCGCGTGGTCGCTGTCTGGACAACATAGCGGTCGTGCCGATATTCCGCTGACCGAGAATGGCGAGCACGAAGCGCGTCAACTGGGTGATCGGATTCGCAGCTTCACTTTTAGCCACGTCATGACCAGCCCGTTACAACGTGCGCAGCGGACGTGCGAATTGGCGGGTTTGCCGCGGCCAGCGGAAATCGAATCCGACTTGATGGAATGGGACAACGGCGACTACGAGAGCCGAACTCATCAGGAAATCGTCGCGACGCATCCGGGATGGAATCTGTTCCGAGACGGCTGCCCCAACGGTGAGATGCCCGAGCAAATTTCGGCCCGGGCCGACCGACTGATTCACAGACTGATTGAGTTGGATGGCGATATTGCTCTTTTTTCGCACAGTCATTTTGGGCGTGTCCTGGCCGCACGTTGGATCGGTTTGTCGGCCAAGCATGCTCAGCAATTTCTGCTCAACACCGCGTCACTGAGTATTCTCGGCTACGAACACGATCGGCCAGACCAACCCGCCATTGCGTTGTGGAACTCCGCACCGCTGGAAAGATTCGGCGGGGGAACGCTATGA
- a CDS encoding oxidoreductase yields MTSATKNSKQSETPVWFITGCSTGFGRQIAKHVLELGYRAVVTSRDPEDVRDLAELGDALVLKLDVTDRSQAEAAVKAAEDHYGGIDVLVNNAGIGYFAAVEESDEEGVRNMFEVNVFGLSRMIHVVLPGMRKRRQGYIVNLSSIGGLRSFPALGYYNATKFAVEGLSEALWQEVEPLGIKVMLVEPSGFRTDWAGRSANQTEHQIADYANTADKNIRQLRANSGNQNGDPVRAAEAIVKAVESPNPPHRLLLGNDAYDGAISKLDELRDEFAAWEAVSRGADFPDATPAATK; encoded by the coding sequence ATGACATCCGCAACAAAGAACAGCAAGCAATCCGAGACGCCCGTTTGGTTCATCACGGGATGCTCCACAGGATTTGGGCGGCAGATCGCCAAGCATGTGCTGGAACTTGGCTATCGCGCAGTCGTGACGTCTCGCGATCCGGAAGATGTTCGTGACTTGGCGGAACTCGGAGACGCTTTGGTTCTCAAGCTGGATGTGACGGACAGGTCACAAGCGGAAGCAGCCGTCAAAGCTGCTGAGGACCATTACGGTGGCATCGATGTGCTGGTCAACAACGCGGGCATCGGCTACTTCGCCGCTGTGGAGGAAAGCGACGAGGAGGGAGTCCGAAACATGTTCGAAGTGAATGTGTTTGGGCTCAGTCGTATGATCCACGTCGTGCTGCCTGGAATGCGAAAGCGTCGCCAGGGTTATATCGTTAACCTGTCTTCGATTGGCGGACTACGGTCGTTCCCAGCGCTTGGCTATTACAACGCGACGAAGTTTGCGGTCGAGGGATTGTCGGAAGCACTGTGGCAGGAAGTGGAACCACTGGGCATTAAGGTCATGCTGGTCGAACCGAGCGGCTTCCGAACCGATTGGGCTGGACGATCAGCGAACCAAACCGAACACCAGATCGCAGACTATGCGAACACGGCGGACAAGAACATTCGTCAGCTACGTGCCAATTCAGGCAATCAGAATGGCGACCCAGTCCGTGCCGCTGAAGCGATTGTAAAGGCTGTTGAGTCCCCCAATCCACCCCACCGTTTGCTGCTTGGTAACGATGCCTATGATGGCGCGATTTCAAAGCTTGACGAACTGCGTGACGAGTTCGCGGCATGGGAAGCGGTATCCCGTGGAGCCGATTTCCCCGATGCGACTCCCGCAGCGACAAAATGA
- a CDS encoding F0F1 ATP synthase subunit delta codes for MLVDWFTVAAQTVNFLILVWLLKRFLYKPILDAIDKREQRIADELADADAKKREAKQERDEFTKKNEAFDQHRNELLTKATEDVKAQRQRMLDEARSDTDALRTKRQESLKRELTSLQAEINRRTQAEVFAIARHALSDLADADLEGRICDVFLARLESLDDGVKHKVAEIQVSHSDPAIVRSALELTAQQHDAIQRKLNEVFSTEMPVRFDTDAELASGIELTIGGQRIAWSIRDYLDTLQKRVGELLDDDSAQTADVQAGIAP; via the coding sequence ATGCTCGTCGACTGGTTCACCGTCGCTGCACAGACTGTCAACTTTCTGATTTTAGTCTGGCTACTGAAGCGTTTTCTCTACAAGCCCATCTTGGATGCTATCGACAAGCGGGAGCAGCGAATCGCGGACGAACTTGCTGACGCAGACGCGAAAAAACGTGAAGCCAAGCAGGAACGCGACGAATTCACAAAGAAGAACGAAGCGTTTGACCAACACCGGAACGAATTGTTGACGAAGGCAACCGAGGACGTCAAGGCTCAACGACAGCGGATGCTCGACGAAGCGAGAAGCGACACCGACGCCTTGCGAACGAAACGTCAAGAATCGTTGAAACGCGAGCTCACGAGTTTGCAGGCAGAGATCAACCGGCGGACGCAAGCCGAAGTGTTTGCCATCGCGCGTCATGCGTTATCGGATTTAGCCGATGCCGACTTAGAAGGCCGAATCTGCGATGTGTTTCTTGCTCGCTTGGAATCACTCGATGATGGCGTGAAGCATAAAGTTGCTGAAATCCAAGTTTCCCATTCCGATCCCGCAATCGTGCGGAGCGCGCTGGAGCTGACTGCTCAGCAACACGACGCGATCCAGCGAAAACTCAATGAAGTATTCTCAACGGAGATGCCTGTTCGATTTGACACGGATGCGGAACTCGCCAGTGGGATTGAATTGACGATCGGCGGACAAAGGATCGCATGGAGCATCCGTGACTATCTCGATACACTTCAAAAACGTGTGGGCGAATTGCTTGACGACGATTCAGCGCAAACGGCGGATGTGCAAGCAGGAATCGCCCCATGA
- a CDS encoding HD domain-containing protein codes for MSDLDAALVLVTTHFRGVRDKSGAPYVLHCLRAMMGVQSLDAKIVAVMHDLVEDTSVTMDDLRQQGFSESVLTAVELVTHHPTDSYEDYVARIKANPIAREVKLADLRDNTDPRRVLLREGCEGRDTVRIQKYLLSHQFLTDEIDEPSYRRRMKALPTI; via the coding sequence ATGTCGGATCTCGATGCAGCGTTAGTTTTGGTGACGACCCATTTTCGTGGAGTTCGCGACAAGAGCGGCGCGCCTTATGTGCTGCACTGTCTGCGGGCAATGATGGGAGTCCAGTCGCTTGATGCCAAGATCGTCGCGGTGATGCATGACTTGGTCGAAGACACTTCGGTGACGATGGATGATTTGCGGCAACAGGGCTTCTCTGAATCGGTACTCACCGCGGTGGAGTTGGTCACGCACCATCCGACGGACTCGTACGAGGACTATGTGGCGCGTATCAAAGCCAATCCGATTGCTCGCGAAGTCAAGCTTGCCGATCTTCGCGACAACACCGATCCTCGACGGGTGCTCTTGCGTGAAGGCTGTGAAGGGCGGGATACGGTGCGAATCCAAAAGTACTTGCTTAGCCACCAGTTCTTGACTGACGAGATTGATGAGCCGAGCTATCGCCGACGGATGAAAGCCTTGCCGACCATTTAG
- a CDS encoding F0F1 ATP synthase subunit A — protein MRLSPDEWILWQSGFVKLNGTIVFTWAIMLVLTIGSLLITRTLSPEIKRTRWQNLLEIIVTGIVEQIKSIGLRKPEKYLAFIGTLFLFVATASLFTILPGYEPPTGSLSTTCALALCVFVAVPIFGIEDQGVGGYLKSYIEPTFIMLPFNLISEVSRTLALAIRLFGNMMSGAMIIGILLSITPFLFPIVMTLLGLLTGMVQAYIFSILAAVYIAAATRVRQPKVETETTITTE, from the coding sequence ATGCGTCTCAGCCCCGATGAATGGATCCTTTGGCAATCAGGTTTTGTCAAACTCAACGGCACGATTGTATTCACATGGGCAATCATGCTAGTGCTTACCATCGGATCGCTGCTGATTACGCGAACGTTGTCGCCGGAGATCAAGCGTACTCGCTGGCAAAACCTGTTGGAAATCATCGTCACTGGAATCGTCGAGCAAATCAAAAGCATCGGACTTCGCAAACCTGAGAAATACCTCGCCTTTATCGGGACGCTGTTCCTGTTTGTTGCCACCGCGAGTCTGTTCACGATTCTTCCCGGCTATGAACCTCCCACGGGATCGCTTTCGACCACCTGTGCGCTGGCGTTATGCGTCTTTGTCGCCGTTCCGATATTTGGAATTGAAGACCAGGGAGTTGGCGGCTATTTGAAATCCTATATCGAACCGACGTTCATTATGCTGCCGTTCAACCTCATCAGCGAAGTCTCACGAACGCTAGCCCTCGCCATCCGCCTGTTCGGCAACATGATGAGCGGGGCGATGATCATCGGCATTCTGCTTTCGATCACGCCCTTTCTCTTTCCGATTGTGATGACACTGCTAGGACTACTGACCGGGATGGTCCAGGCATACATCTTCAGCATTTTGGCAGCGGTCTACATTGCGGCGGCGACTCGTGTTCGCCAGCCCAAGGTCGAAACGGAAACCACCATAACAACCGAATGA
- a CDS encoding F0F1 ATP synthase subunit epsilon, whose protein sequence is MPISAHMTLKILLPFEVLVEHTRVLRVVAETQFGSFGLLPHRLDCVAAITPGILVYETEDAGESFVAVDDGAMVKTGMNVLVSVRNAIVGADLSQLREAVQREFLTLNEQEQNVRAVLAKMESDFVRRIANLHHE, encoded by the coding sequence ATGCCAATCTCAGCACACATGACGCTTAAGATTTTGTTGCCGTTTGAAGTGCTCGTCGAGCATACGCGTGTTTTGCGGGTGGTCGCGGAAACTCAGTTTGGCTCTTTTGGACTCTTGCCGCACCGACTCGACTGCGTGGCCGCGATCACGCCCGGGATACTAGTCTACGAAACCGAAGACGCTGGCGAGTCGTTTGTGGCGGTCGACGACGGCGCGATGGTAAAGACCGGAATGAACGTGTTGGTTTCGGTTCGCAACGCAATCGTGGGCGCGGACTTGAGCCAGCTGCGTGAAGCAGTCCAACGAGAATTCTTGACGTTGAATGAACAAGAGCAAAACGTTCGCGCCGTGCTGGCAAAAATGGAAAGCGATTTCGTTCGTCGCATCGCGAATTTGCATCATGAATGA
- a CDS encoding glycoside hydrolase family 130 protein, whose product MHDFELKRLGLLMEAEPGNPQEVGGVLNPAAVRGPDGNLYLFPRLVGKNNFSRIGIARVQFSEAGDPCGVERLGIALAPEADYELQADGRGGCEDARVTYVEHLKRYVMTYTAFSKVGPRIALAVSEDLFHWQRLGLATFEPFGGIDFVNVDNKDASLFPVAVPNHQGKLQLAMIHRPLFIGSRPEETECEACSRMVDLDHESIWISYCPMKLDGVGSQHLGCFNSHHRLATPIEPWESLKIGGGTPPVLTRLGWMILYHGVHTSNEMDGIGKHLCYSAGVMILSKDHPRTILYRSAEPVLTPNFPHERDGVVANVVFPTGIDCRSDIGHPDRFDIYYGMADSRIGVASMTLPRELPITIAPRVDAPNAIVPIVANRPSRN is encoded by the coding sequence ATGCATGACTTTGAACTGAAGCGTCTTGGTCTATTGATGGAGGCTGAACCTGGCAATCCACAGGAAGTTGGCGGAGTGCTGAATCCGGCTGCGGTTCGTGGACCGGATGGCAATCTGTACTTGTTTCCACGCTTGGTCGGGAAGAACAACTTCTCACGCATCGGCATCGCGCGAGTGCAATTTAGCGAAGCCGGCGACCCTTGCGGAGTCGAGCGGTTGGGGATCGCATTGGCACCGGAGGCGGATTACGAACTGCAAGCGGACGGTCGCGGCGGATGCGAAGACGCTCGCGTGACTTATGTCGAACACCTCAAACGCTACGTTATGACCTACACCGCATTCTCCAAAGTCGGTCCCCGGATTGCATTGGCCGTTTCGGAGGACTTGTTTCATTGGCAGCGACTTGGGCTCGCCACTTTTGAACCGTTTGGTGGGATCGATTTCGTGAATGTGGACAACAAGGACGCGAGTCTGTTTCCGGTTGCCGTCCCGAACCATCAAGGAAAGTTGCAGCTGGCGATGATTCACCGTCCACTTTTCATTGGATCGCGGCCGGAAGAAACCGAGTGCGAAGCATGTTCTCGAATGGTCGACCTTGATCACGAGAGTATTTGGATTTCGTATTGCCCGATGAAATTAGATGGCGTCGGCTCACAACATCTGGGATGTTTCAATTCCCATCACCGCCTGGCTACCCCTATTGAACCATGGGAGTCACTCAAAATCGGCGGCGGCACACCGCCGGTGCTGACACGTCTGGGCTGGATGATTCTGTACCATGGTGTTCATACATCAAATGAAATGGACGGAATCGGAAAACATCTCTGCTATTCGGCCGGTGTCATGATTCTATCCAAGGACCATCCTCGCACGATTCTGTACCGGTCCGCCGAACCCGTGTTGACCCCTAACTTTCCCCACGAACGAGACGGCGTTGTCGCAAATGTGGTTTTTCCCACCGGCATCGATTGCCGCAGTGACATTGGTCATCCGGATCGCTTCGATATCTACTACGGCATGGCCGACTCGCGAATCGGCGTAGCGAGTATGACGCTTCCACGGGAACTTCCCATCACGATCGCACCGAGAGTCGATGCACCGAACGCAATCGTGCCAATCGTCGCGAACCGACCTTCGCGGAATTGA
- a CDS encoding F0F1 ATP synthase subunit C, with the protein MDSTTWIAVTSIVIAGITTGFGTMAPAFAEGRAVATALTSIAQQPDASPTITRTLFVGLAMIESTAIYCFVVSMILIFANPFWNHVIAQATGN; encoded by the coding sequence ATGGATAGCACAACTTGGATCGCAGTGACGTCGATTGTCATTGCAGGAATCACAACGGGTTTTGGCACGATGGCACCGGCGTTTGCCGAAGGCCGAGCGGTCGCAACCGCGCTGACGTCAATCGCGCAACAGCCCGATGCCTCGCCGACGATCACGCGAACATTATTTGTTGGCTTGGCAATGATCGAGTCGACCGCAATTTATTGCTTCGTCGTATCGATGATTCTAATTTTTGCCAACCCATTTTGGAATCACGTTATCGCCCAAGCGACAGGGAACTAA